CGAATTATGAGGAAGTCAGCACTGGCGAAACCGGTCACGCAGAGTCGGTGAAAGTGACGTTTGATCCCACTCAGGTAACCTACGGCGAGTTGCTGCACATCTTTTTCTCCGTCGGCCATAATCCGACGCAGCTAAACCGGCAAGGGCCGGACACCGGCAGCCAGTATCGATCGGCGGTTTTCCCGCAAAATGCCGCACAGGCTGACGTTGCCAAAGCATACATCGCGCAGCTCAACGCCAGTAAAAGCTACAGCAAACCCGTGGTGACGACGGTCGAAAACAATGGGCACTTTTATCTGGCCGAAGCCTACCATCAGAACTTTTTGAATGATAATCCCGACTATCCGTACATCGTGGTGAACGATTTGCCGAAGATTAAAGACTTACAGCACTACTTCCCGGCGAATTATCGCGAACAACCGGTGCTGGTGAAAGAGTAGGGAAAACCGGGAGCGGAAAGCTCCCGGCTGACAGTTTACTTCTTTACTTCGCCCGCTGACGTAATGCGTACGTTAAGACGACGGCGAAGCAGACCATCGGCAACGCATAGGACACCGCCGTGGTGTAGCGGTCGGCGATTGCGCCCATCAGGTACGGCATGATAGCACCACCGACTATCGCCATGATCATCACGGAGCTGGCGCGTTTGGTCTGTTTGCCCATGTTCTTGACGCCCATCGCAAAAATGGTCGGGAACATGATCGACATGAAGAAGAAAATCGCCACTAATGCAATGACCGAGACGTTATCAATTCCCGCAACCACCACCCCGCATAAGACGATATTAGTGATCGCATAAATCACCAGCAGCGTGGCCGGACGGACGAAGCCCATTAGCCAAGTGCTGAAAAAACGTCCGACCATGAAACTGATCATGCCGACGGAAAGCAGATAAGAAGCGTTCTGGTTCGACAGGGTATGCCAGTGCTCAGTGGTGTAGTTGATGAAGAATGCCCCGACGCCGACCTGCGCCGCGACATAGAAAAACTGCGCGATAACTCCGCCGGTGAAATGACCATGTTGCCACAAACCTTTTTCCAGCCCGTGGGCTTCGGACGTGCTCTGTTCGCGGATATCCGGCAGCTTTGTACGACCAAACACAAAGGCGATCAGCAGCACTAACACCGCGATGGCCACATACGTCATTTTCACCGACGAAAGGCCTTCTGCGGTGGTTCCCTGGGTGGCGCTAAAGAACAACGAGCCGCCGATCACCGGGCCAATAAACTGGCCTAATCCGTTGAAGGACTGGGAAAGATTCAGGCGGCGTTCAGCACCGGCAGGGTCACCGAGTACGGTGGCAAAGGGGTTAGCGGCAGTTTCGAGACACCCCAGCCCCAGCGCTATTACAAACAGCGCGAGCAGAAACATGCCAAAGCTGCCTGCGCTGGCGGCCGGAACGAATAACAAGGCACCCAGCGCATACAGGCATAATCCCACCAGGATCCCAGCCTTGTAGCCGAACCTGTCCATAAAGAAACCGGCAGGCAGAGCGATGATAAAATAGGCGCCGAAGTACGCCGCCTGAAGTAAGCCCGATTGGGCTTTATTGACGTGTAACACTTCCTGAAAATGTTTATTAAGTACATCCAGCAGCCCGTAGGATAAGCCCCACAGGAAAAACAGCGTAGTGACCAGAATAAACGCGAGCCGGAAACCGGACGTTGTTTTGCGCTCCGCATAAGCAGGTGAAGCGGTTTTGTCAGCGAGCATAGTGTATTCCTCAGTATCTGGTGAAGCATGTAGGGGGTCAGCTCAGGTGGCTGATTTTTTTATGTCAGATAGCATGAAAAAACGTGTTCGGGGGGCCTCCCCGGCGAAGGGGAGGTGAAAACTATGGCTGATCCGTCAGGGAGAAAATCCTCTTCATTTCTACCCATTTCTCACCGGCAGGTGTCCATGGCGTGGGGCGCTGATATTTCCACATCAGTGCTTCCCATTCACAGACTTTAGGGTCTTCCAGACTGCGGCGTTCAAACAGGTCGGTGTCGAAGTCTTCCGTGGTTTCCATCACCATCATCAGCCGGTTTCCCAGCCGGTAAATCTCCATTGTTGTGACTCCGTAACGGTGCAGGTGAGCAGAAATCTCCGGCCAGATTTGCTGGTGATAACGCTGATATTCTTCGATAAGAACCGGATCGTCGGCCAAATCCAGTGCCTGTACGTAACGGCGGGTCATGTTAACGCCCGGTCAAGATGCATATAGCCACCATCCACGGTCAGCCACTGGCCGGTGGTGTGGGAAGTGCGTGAAGAAAGCAGAAATACCACGGTATCGGCGATTTCTTGCGGCGTGGTCATGCGTTGCCCCAGTGGGATATGTGAGGTTATCTGGTGCATTTTTTCTTCAGGATTGTCGAAGCCTTTGATCCAGCGCTCATACAGCGGCGTCATCACTTCCGCCGGTATAACCGCGTTGACCCGAATTCCATCCTTAAGCAGCGCCGCTGCCCATTCGCGGGTCAGCGCCAGAACACCCCCTTTGGCCGAGGCGTAACCGCTGGTGTTTCCCTGGCCGGTCAGCGCAGTTTTAGAGCTGATATTGACGATGGCGCCCCGGCTGGCGCGCAGGGCATCGAGGCTCAGATGTGCCATCAGATAGTAATGAATGAGGTTCTGCTCCAGTGAGCGGACAAAAGCTTCGCGTCCGGCGTCCAGCCCGACGCTGTCATTGGCACCGGCGTTATTCACCAGCCCGTCGATGCGGCCGTAGCGTGCCATCACGTCGTTCACCGCCGCCGCGCAGCTGGCTTCCTCGCGTAACTCGGTGAGGATAAAACCGGCCTGTGGAACCCGCTGTTGCAGCTGATGCATCAGTTCATTCGCCGGTTCGGTGTTGCTGATAATGACCGGGATTGCGCCTTCTTCGGCCAGCGTCAGTGAAATGGCTGCGCCAATGCCTGAGCCGCCCCCGGTGACGATCACCACTTTATTTTGCAAATGCAGATTCATTGCTCGTTTCCTGTAATCGGTAAACTGCGCAGGCATTGCCGCCAAAAATGGCTGCCTGCTCGTCAGAACTGAGCGTCGCGATGGCCTGCTCGCAGAGTGACCATGGATCTCTGTTACTCTCCGCCAGCAGACACACTGGCCAGTCGGAGCCAAACAACAGCCGTTCAGTGCCAAAAATCTTCAGCGCGACGTCGAAATAGGGCAACAGATCATTGAGCGTGACGCCTGCCGGACGCGGTTCCGTCAGCAAACCTGAGAGTTTGCAACTGACGTGCGGCTGGGCGGCCAGAGGCGCAATCTGTTTCGCCCAATGCGCCGCGCCAAGGCTCAGGTCCGGTTTGCCAAAATGATCCAGCACCAGAAAATAGTTATCGTGGCGTTCGGCGAATTTGACCGCTTCGGCCAGATGTTGGTGCGTCACCAGAATTTCGTACACATAGCCACGCTGCTGTAACTGCCTGATATTCTTGTTAATGACGGTGTCACTCAGCCACTGCGCGGGCGAAATTTCATCCTGAACCTGATGCCGGAAGCCGCGCAGCAGGGGATGTGAAAGCGTCTCCAGCTGCTGTTCAAGCTGAGGAGACAGAAGATCTATCCAGCCGGTAACGGCGCGCACAAAGTCAGTTTTTTCCGCTATTTCCAGCAGCCACTGTGTTTCACGGCTGTCTGAACATGCCTGAACCACGATTGTGCCCTGCGTGTCGTGACGGTGTAACGTATTCCGCAATGTTTCTGGCAAAAAATCCTGCTTCAACACCGCCATTTTGTCGCTTATCCAACGGTAGTCTTGCGGCGTGTAGCGCCAGAAATGCTGATGGCTGTCGATTCGCATCCTTCAGGTTCTCCGCGTGTTTTCATTCACAGGCTCAGGCGTGATGACGGTATTTGTCGATTGAAGCCTGATGCATTTCGATCGAGAAACCCGGCTCCCTGGGAGGCATATAGGCTGCGCCGCGGATGTCACACGGATGGAGAAAATGCTCGTGAAGGTGGTCGACATATTCAATCACCCGGCCTTCATGGGTTCCGGCGATGCACAGATAATCAATCATCGACAGATGCTGCACGTATTCGCACAGCCCGACGCCGCCCGCATGCGGGCACACCGGCAGGTTGTATTTGGCGGCCATCAACATCACTGCCAGGACTTCGTTCACGCCGCCCATACGGCAGGCATCAATTTGCACCACGTCGATAGCCTCACGCATGATGAACTGTTTGAACATGATACGGTTCTGGCACATCTCGCCGGTCGCCACTTTTACCGGTGCGACGCCCTGGCGGATTTTGCGATGGCCTTCGATGTCATCCGGGCTGGTCGGTTCTTCGATAAACCACGGTTTGGCAAAGGCGAGGGCGTTCACCCACGGGATGGCCTCGTCGGTTTCCCACACCTGATTGGCGTCAATCATCAGCTTGCGGTCGGGGCCAATCACTTCACGGGCGATGCGCACGCGGCGGATATCGTCTTGCAGATCGCGGCCGACTTTGAGCTTGAGATAGTCAAAACCGGCGTCTACCGCTTCCTGACACAGACGCCGTAATTTGTCGTCCGGATACCCCAGCCAGCCCGCCGACGTGGTGTAACAGGGGTAACCCTCTGCCAGCAGCTTTTCCAGTCTTTGTGGTTTATTGTCCGCCCGTTGTTGCAGTAGCGTCAGCGCTTCCTGCGGCGTAATGCAGTCAGTGATGTAACGAAAATCGATGCAACGTACCAGCTCTTCCGGCGACATATCCGCTAATAACTGCCACAGCGGTTTTCCGGCAGCTTTACTCCATAAGTCCCACACTGCATTGACGACCGCGCCCGTCGCCAGATGGATGGCACCTTTATCCGGGCCAATCCAGCGCAGCTGGCTGTCACTGGTAAATTCACGCCAGAACTTACCCATATCGGCGGTAATGCCTGCCAGTTCGCGACCGACAACCAGATGTTTCAGCGCATTAATCGCCGCACAGCAGATTTCATTACCGCGCCCGATGGTGAACGTCAGCCCGTGACCGCTCAGGTCAGGATTGTCCGTCTCTAAAATCACATAAGCAGCGGAATAATCGGGGTCGGGATTCATCGCATCCGAACCATCCAGCGAGAGTGACGTGGGGAAGCGCACATCTTCAACCCGTAAAGCCGTAATCTTTGTCATTTCATTTTCCATCAGCAGAAATTAGAGGGACTACGCTTGTACCGTCTTCTGGCGCTGTTCGCCCAGACCTTCGATACCCAAACGCATAACCTGACCGGCTTTTAGATACAGCGGCGGTTTTTGCCCTAACCCGACGCCCGGCGGGGTACCGGTAGAAATAATGTCCCCGGCTTGCAGGCTCATAAAGCGGCTGAGATAGCTGATGATTTCGGGGATCTTAAAAATCATGGTGCGGGTATTGCCGTTCTGGAACCGTTTGCCGTCAATCTCCAGCCATAAGTTCAGCTGATGTGGATCGGGGATTTCATCCGCTGTGACCAGCCACGGGCCGGTCGGGCCGAACGTATCGCAGCCTTTGCCCTTGTCCCAGGTGCCGCCGCGTTCAATCTGGAACTCACGTTCCGAAACGTCGTTGATCACGCAATAGCCCGCAACGTGCGACATCGCGTCTGTTTCGCTGATATAGCGCCCGCCGGTGCCGATCACCACGCCGAGCTCCACTTCCCAGTCGGTTTTGACTGAATCACGCGGGATTTCCACATCGTCATTCGGCCCGACAATCGCGCTGGTCCATTTACTGAAAATAACCGGTTCTTGCGGAATTTCTGCGCCGGTTTCTGCCGCATGATCGGCGTAATTCAGGCCGATACAGATAAACTTGCCGACCTGAGCAACGCAGGCGCCGAGGCGCGGCTCACCGCTGACCAGCGGCAGGCCCTCCGGATCCAGACGGCGCAGTTTATCCAGTGTTTCCGGGTGCAGAAATTCGCCGCGCACATCGGCAATGTGCGCAGAGAGATCGCGCAATTTACCTTTGCTGTCCAGCAAACCGGGGCGTTCTGAACCTGCATTGCCGTAACGTAATAATTTCATTCACTTCTCCCTCTTTAATTTTTTAAATTTGACGGTCAGGACTTAGTTACTCCAGCCGCCATCAATAATTTGTATCGTGCCGGTGGTATAGGAGCTGGCATCGGAAGCCAGATACAGCGCCAGTTGGGCAATTTCTTCCGTTTTTCCGATACGCCCGATAGGCTGGCGTGAGACAAACGCCTGATAAACCTCAGTTTCGCTGCGGCCCTCCGCCTGGGCCTGTGCGGCTATGCGCTGGCGCAGAGAAGGGGATTCCACCGTGCCCGGACAGATGGCATTGCAGCGGATACCCCGGGTGACATAATCGGCGGCGACTGAGCGGGTCAGCCCAATGACGGCAGCTTTTGACGCGCTGTAGGCAAAACGGTTAGGTACGCCTTTGATGCTTGATGCCACCGACGACATATTGATGATTGAACCCCTGCTGCGTTCGAGCATTGCGGGCAGAAAAGCGCGGATCATGTGAAACATCGCCGTTACGTTGAGGTCGAGGGCAAACTGCCATTCACGTTCGCTACACGTCAGAATATCGCCGCTGTGTACCACGCCCGCGCAGTTGAACAGCACATCGACCGGGCCGATCTCTTCTGCGGCAGCGGCGATGGCCTGCGGATCGGTCACATCCAGAATACGAGGACAAATGCCCTGGATATCATGCAGCGCATCGATATTGATGTCGGTAGCAATGACCTCTGCGCCCTGACTGGCGAACAGCGTGGCGGTGTTAAATCCGATGCCTTGTCCGGCGGCGGTGATCAGAACTTTTTTCCCTGCCAGGTTCATAGCAACTCCTGAGAAAATTATGGTTATAGGTCTAATGGTCAGGCCATTGGGGGTGAAAAAAACGCGTTATATGAGGTGCTTTTTGCTAAGATATTCGGCAAGCTCCACCTAAAAACACGATTTTGGTTAACCAGTTTTTTACATGCATAAAACAATTCAGCAAGGTTTTTGTCCAAAAATTGCTAGCTGAATCACTTAATGAGAATTGACCTCAGGTGTCCGATGCCGATAAAAAAATTAGAAAATCCCAGGATATACAGGCAGATAGCTGACCAGCTAAAAACGTTAATTGAGAGTAAGGAATTTCCGCCCGGCAGCCGCCTTCCCGCAGAGCGAGAGTTGGCCAGTCAGTTACAGGTAAGCCGGGCGTCGGTGCGTGAGGCGTTGATTGCGCTGGAAGTGATCGGCCTGGTGGATGTCCGCGTCGGCAACGGTGTGATTGTCTGTCATCCGCCTGCCATGGCGACGGTGCCGTCAAAGGAGCCGGTGATGTCTCAGGCGGGGCGCAATCAGTGGGCAGATGTGGATGATGAGCTGAATATCGAACTGGATTTTACCGCCGAGTTACCGCCATTTTCGCTGCTACAAACGCGGCGACTGATCGAACCTGAAACCGCTGCGCTGGCAGCACGACATGCAACAGATGAGGAACTTGCGGCGATCAGACTGGCATATGAGCAGAACTGTCGCGATAACCGCCAGGGGTCTGCAACGCATCCTGGTGACCGTTTATTTCATATTCGCATTGCGCAAGCCAGCGGTAACCCTGCTTACGCATTTATCATCGCTCACCTGCTCGGCCACCGTTACGGCACGATGTTTCGCAGCCTGCAAATGCATTACACACCGCAGGACATGCCGCATCGTTCCGAGATTGAACATCTTGAAATCCTGACCGCGCTGGAAGCGCGTGATGGCCGCGCGGCTAAAAAAGCCATGAAGAATCATTTAGATGCGGTGATCAAGATTTTTGGGCAAGGGTAGAATGGGTGGTTGCCACCGGTGATGGCTTTTAAAGATGCCTGAGAAGGCATCGGTTTTTAATTGCAGTGATCGCTTAACTTGCAGAGCCGAAACCGACCAGAGGGAAAAGTTTTTCCCCTCTGGATTCCCTTCGCTTTTTCATATCTGTAAAACACTGTTATCCCGCCTCACGGGTTAAATCATTCATCAACCAATCGGCAGACTCACCTTGCTTTTGAGCGACCGCTCAAGTACCTTTCGCGCTTGAGCAAGTGCTCAAAAACCTCTGAGGCTTTTATGTTTTTCAATAATCGCTGGCTGACACTGGCTGTTGTCACCAGTACGCTTTTCCTGATCGTCATCGATATGACGGTGTTATACACAGCATTGCCGCGCCTTACGCTGGCTTTGGGTGCATCGTCTTCTGAAAAATTATGGATAGTGAATGCCTATCCGCTGGTCGTCGCGGGCCTGCTGCCCGGCGCGGGTATGCTGAGCGACCGTCTCGGCCACAAAAAACTGTTTATGTGCGGGCTGCCGGTGTTTGCGCTGGCCTCCCTGTGCGCGGCGTTCTCACCTTCCGCCGATATGCTGATCGCTTCACGCGTATTCCTCGCGGTTGGTGCGGCGATGATGATGCCCGCGACGCTGGCAATTGTGCGTCAGGTGTTTTCCAATGAACGCGAAAGGGCGCTGGCCATCGGCATCTGGGCAGCAGTCGCCTCAGGTGCCGCGGCGCTCGGGCCGGTAGTCGGCGGTATTCTGCTGGAATATTTCTGGTGGGGATCGGTGTTCCTGATTAACGTGCCGGTGGTGCTGGTCGTCTTCCCGCTGGCGCTGTTGCTGATCCCTCGCGGCGAGGGTAACAAACAGCGTCCGTGTGATTTCGTCGGATCGGCGATGGTCATGGCCGGACTGGTCGGCGTGATTTATGCGCTGAAAGAGCTGAGCCAGATTAATTCGTCATGGACAGTTATCTTCAGCGCTGCCGTTGCGGGCATATTCTTCCTCTGGTTGTTCGCCCGTCGTCAGGCGCGCTCTGAGCAACCGATGATCGATTTCTCGCTGTTTCGCAACCGCGCGTTTGCCTGCGGCGTCGGTGTGGCGATCACCTCAATGATCGCAATGGTCGGTATTGAACTGGTTCTGACGCAGCGGTTGCAACTGGTGCTCGGATTACAGCCGATCATGGCGGCGATGTTTATTCTGCCGATCCCGGTAGCCTCCGCGCTGGCTTCGCCGCTGGCAGGTATGTTGCTGCCGCGCTACGGTGCCCGCGCCATGATGGTGGGCGGATTTGCTCTCGCGGCGCTGGGGATTGTGAGTTATGCGCTGTGGCACCAGACCGGCACGGCGATGCAACTTATCAGCCTCGCGGTGTTAGGTTTCGGCCTCGGGGGAGCGATCACTGCGGCCTCGACGTCGATTATGCTTAACGCACCGGAAGAAAAAGCGGGCATGGTTGCGGCTATCGAAGACGTCTCGTGGGAGATGGGCGGGGTACTGGGCGTAACCTTACTGGGTGGCCTGATGACCGCGGTCTACAGCCGCAGCCTGTCACTGCCGACGGAATTAGTCACCGGCGATGGCGCGTATGACAGTCTCGACGAAGCGCTGCGCATTGCGGCCAGTCTCAGCCCTGAACATGCCTCGCTTATTACCAATTTGGCGCGGACAGCGTTCGATCAGGCCTTTATGGCGGTGCTGATTTGCGCGGCGGTGCTGGTGACCGTAAGTGTCGTGGTGTTGAAAATGGTATTACGTAAGTCCTTGGGCGCGCGCCAATCTTCCTGATAAAATGCTGGCCAGAGCGGTTGCTCAAGGCCAGCACAGGAAAAATGATGAAAGAAAACCCGGACTCGCTGAGAGCCAAAATTCTCGACGGCGCAATCAGCCTCTTTATCGAAAAGGGGATTGAGAAAGTTACCACGCGGGAACTGACAGAACACGTCGGCATTTCCCGCAGCCACATTTATCACTATTTCCGCGACTGGCAGACCTTATGCATCGAGGCGTTATCCGTGGTGATGCTGGCGGAGCTGAAAGAGTTCACCGAAGAGATCGCCTTGCTGCATCCACAGGAAAAACTTCATACGCTGGTGCGCAATTACTTGCCGGACACGCAGGGCGATATATGGCAGCTCTACGGATCGCTATGGCAGCTTGCCGCGCACAATGAGGCTTATGCCGAGCTGGCGCAACTGATGGTTAAGAAGTGGCTGGAGCTACTGGCAGAAATTATCAGTGCGGGCATTCACACCGGCGTTTTCCGCTCCACCAACGCCGGACGCGTTACCCGCCAGCTCTCCGCCATCATGAATGGTTACTCCGATCAACTGATCGTCATGCCTTCCGCCGAAGCCCGTCAGGAAGCCATGGACGATATCCTGGATTTTGTGGGGCTGGTGCTGGAGAAGTAAAAAAGGCCGACATCGCAGCGGCCTCCTTTTAACTCAATGCTCCCGCATCCCCGCCATATACATTAGCACATGGAATACCGTCGCCACGACGAATAACCCCAGAACGCTGCCGCCCCAGATAATCGCCATCCAGCCGATGCGTTTCCAGAAAGGCGCTTTGGTGATGACGCTGTTATCCATTTTCTGAATCAAATTCATAATGCGTGCCCTCAGTGATAACCCTGATCCGGCGTGACTTTCCCGCGGAATACGTAGTAGCTCCAGAAGGTGTACACCAAAATGATTGGAATGATGAACAGCGCGCCGACCAGAATGAAGCCCTGACTTTGCGGCGGTGATGCGGCTTCCCAGATGGAAATGGACGGCGGAATAATGTTTGGCCAGATGCTGATCCCAAGGCCGGTATAGCCAAGGAAAACCAGCGCCAGCGTCAGCAGGAACGGCGTGTGATGCGCTTTTTTGCTGATGGCGCGGTACATCCATGCAGAAACCAACACCACCAGCACCGGTACCGGCAGGAACCAGTACAGGTTAGGGCGCGTGAACCAGCGGGTCGCGATATCGCTGTGCGAGACGGGTGTCCACAGGCTGACCGCCGCCGTCACCAGCAGGAACAACACCAGCAGCGGTTTGGCGATTTTATGCATCGCGTCCTGCAGTTCGCCTTCGGTTTTCATGATGAGCCAGGTGCAACCGAGCAGGGCATAAGCCACCACCAGCGCAACGCCGCAGAACAGCGTGAACGGCGTCAGCCAGTCCAGCGCGCCTCCAGCATAGGTGCGGTTAACCACTGGAATGCCGTTGATTACCGCACCCAGCACCACGCCCTGACAGAATGTCGCCAGCACTGAACCGCCGATGAAAGATTTATCCCACACATGACGTTTAGCTTCGCTGGCTTTGAAACGGAACTCAAATGCCACGCCACGAAATATCAGCCCGAACAACATCAGCGTCAGCGGTATGGTCAGCGCATCGAGAATGACCGAGTAGGCCAGGGGGAAAGCGCCGTACAGCGCCGCGCCACCCAGCACCAGCCAGGTTTCGTTGCCGTCCCAGACCGGTGCGACGGTGTTCATCATCACGTCGCGGTCATGTTCTTTTTTCACCAGTGGGAAAAGCAGCCCGATGCCCAGATCAAAGCCGTCCATCACTACGTACATCATCACCCCGAAGATGATGATCAAAAACCAGATCAGCGGTAAATCGATACCCATTATCAAACTCCCTTAGCGTCGTCGGACAGTGATTCTTTGATGGCAGACAATGGACGCGCAGGCGTCCGGTGCTGGCCGGGACCGCCGTGATCGACGCTTTCACCTTCGTGCGCCTGCGGACCCTTGCGGATCAGACGCATCATGTAGCCGTAGCCGACCCCGAAGACCGAGCAGTAGATCACGATGAACAGGATCAGGCTGACGCTCATCTGCAACACGTTATGGTTGGAAACCGCGTCTTTGGTGCGCAGCAGGCCGTAAACGACCCATGGCTGGCGACCCATTTCCGTGGTGATCCATCCCGCCAGTAACGCCAGAAGACCTGAAGGACCCATCAGGAAAGTAAAACGCAGGAACGCTTTTGAGGTGTACATCTTGCCGCCGCGACGCAGGATGAGGCTCAGCACGCCAAGCAAAATCATCAACATACCCAGACCGGCCATGATGCGGAAGGTGTAGAAAATCACCGAGGAGTTCGGGCGGTCTTCTTTAGGGAATGATTTCAGCGCCGGGATCTGATGTGTCAGGCTGTGCGTCAGGATCAGGCTGCCGAGATAGGGGATTTCCACCGCGTAGCGTGTTTCTTCGCGGTTCATATCCGGGTAACCGATCAGCACCAGTGGCGTCGGTTTATTGTCTTTATTCTCCCAGTGGCCTTCAATTGCCGCGATTTTAGCAGGCTGATATTTCAGGGTGTTCAGACCGTGGGCGTCGCCCAAAAAGGCCTGGATCGGGGAGACGATCAGTGCCATCCACATCGCCATCGACAACATGGTGCGGATAGCGGGCGTGTCGCGGCCACGCAGTAAGTGCCACGCTGCCGCAGACCCGACGAAGAATGCGGAAGCGAGGAATGCCGCCGTGGTCATGTGCATCAGGCGGAACGGGAACGACGGGTTGAAGATGATCTTCATCCAGCTGACCGGCACCACCAGATTTTTCACAATCTCGTACCCCTGCGGCGTCTGCATCCAGCTGTTAGAGGCGAGGATCCAGAACGTTGACATCAGCGTGCCGAGCGCCACCATGCAGGTGGAGAAAAAGTGCAGACCCGGGCCGACACGGTTCCAGCCGAACAGCATCACGCCGAGGAAGCCTGCTTCGAGGAAGAATGCCGTAAGCACTTCGTAGGTCAGAAGCGGGCCGGTAATGCTCCCGGCAAACGAGGAGAACATGCTCCAGTTGGTGCCGAACTGGTAGGCCATCACCAGACCGGAGACCACGCCCATACCGAAGTTAACGGCAAAGATTTTCGACCAGAAATGGTACAGGTCGCGGTAAGCCTCTTTTTTGGTTTTCAGCCACATCCCTTCGAGCACTGCCAGAAAACTGGCCAGCCCGATGGTGATGGCAGGAAAAATGATATGGAAAGAGACGGTGAACGCAAACTGGATACGGGCCAGTTCAAGCGCATCAAGACCAAACATAACAACCTCTTTTTGTGCGTCAGGTAATCCTTTCAAACACAGGCACCGGCACGGGATCCGGCGATGTCTGACATTCGCAGGTGAAGTCTTGAATGAAAGGAAGGTATAACGGGGTTTTGCGAGAGGGCGATTTAACCACAGCGTATAAAGGCATTAACAGGGACGGTTTCGCAGGGAAATCAGTCCCTGAAACACTTTCCAAACCAGGGGGAAGAAAGGCGGAAGAAACTAAATCGGTCAGGAGTACAGGAAAGCGCGATTAACCCTAAAAAAAGCGTGGAAATAATGTTGCGTTGATCTGGATCAAACAGTTTGGATGTTTTAGGGATGTAATTACCCTGCATACGGTAATGGTATGTTGTGTACCAAAGCAGTTACTAAATGGTTAAAATTCCAATGCGCTTTGTGCATTCTGATCCTAATGCAATGTAAATTTATGTCATCAGTTTTGAGAAAAATGCGGTGCGAAGGGGTAACGGTTGTAGCAAATTTTTACATTTTGAGTAAAAAGATGAGGGCCGCCAGCAGAACAAAACTGCCGGCGGCGGCATGAAGGGATTTACTAAGGCGTCGAAAGCGGTGATGCCGGATCCAGCATCGCATAGCGGTTCATTAACTGCGTAAACTGAACGTCGAGTTGCTTTAGCAGTTGCGGGGATACAGCCGTGTTCTGCTGTTTCGCTTCTGCGAGTTTACGCAGCGATTCTTCGACCGGTGTGGCGCTGTTGAGTGCCTGCTGGATGGCAAAGACCGAGGATTTCAGCTGGGAGACGGTCATATATTTGCCGCGCTGCTCGTCCAGCCCGTTGAGCTTATCCGCCAGCTGTTGCAACTGCGTGTTCGCCGAGTACCAGCCATTCAGGTTTTCCAGCGGAGTGGCGTTGGCGGTGAGCTGATCCGTCCATTCCTGCGTCAGCTTTTTGGTTGCCGGATTATCCGGCCACAACACCTGTGTCTGATGCACCAGTTGTGTGCCGGTATCCTGCGCCCAGCGCGGGGAGAGTTTTGCCAATTGGTGAGTTTGTTGCTGCGTTGCGTTGATAAGCTGAGGCGCTTCGCGGTTCAGCATCTCTGTTTCACTGTTTTTTAACGCTTCGAGGATCGGCGCACTCAGCGGTTTCGGTACGCTCTGAAGCGTCGTCATCAACTGCTCACTGGCC
Above is a window of Enterobacteriaceae bacterium Kacie_13 DNA encoding:
- the msrA gene encoding peptide-methionine (S)-S-oxide reductase MsrA, whose product is MKMTDKRVKSLRNYSLIAGLVLASAFVFQNNAWSWGGAEPAMVIAAPAKDEPAGTSHSETALFAGGCFWGIQGVFQHVKGVTSAVSGYTGGAAGTANYEEVSTGETGHAESVKVTFDPTQVTYGELLHIFFSVGHNPTQLNRQGPDTGSQYRSAVFPQNAAQADVAKAYIAQLNASKSYSKPVVTTVENNGHFYLAEAYHQNFLNDNPDYPYIVVNDLPKIKDLQHYFPANYREQPVLVKE
- the fucP gene encoding L-fucose:H+ symporter permease, whose translation is MLADKTASPAYAERKTTSGFRLAFILVTTLFFLWGLSYGLLDVLNKHFQEVLHVNKAQSGLLQAAYFGAYFIIALPAGFFMDRFGYKAGILVGLCLYALGALLFVPAASAGSFGMFLLALFVIALGLGCLETAANPFATVLGDPAGAERRLNLSQSFNGLGQFIGPVIGGSLFFSATQGTTAEGLSSVKMTYVAIAVLVLLIAFVFGRTKLPDIREQSTSEAHGLEKGLWQHGHFTGGVIAQFFYVAAQVGVGAFFINYTTEHWHTLSNQNASYLLSVGMISFMVGRFFSTWLMGFVRPATLLVIYAITNIVLCGVVVAGIDNVSVIALVAIFFFMSIMFPTIFAMGVKNMGKQTKRASSVMIMAIVGGAIMPYLMGAIADRYTTAVSYALPMVCFAVVLTYALRQRAK
- a CDS encoding L-rhamnose mutarotase, whose amino-acid sequence is MTRRYVQALDLADDPVLIEEYQRYHQQIWPEISAHLHRYGVTTMEIYRLGNRLMMVMETTEDFDTDLFERRSLEDPKVCEWEALMWKYQRPTPWTPAGEKWVEMKRIFSLTDQP
- a CDS encoding SDR family oxidoreductase, with the translated sequence MNLHLQNKVVIVTGGGSGIGAAISLTLAEEGAIPVIISNTEPANELMHQLQQRVPQAGFILTELREEASCAAAVNDVMARYGRIDGLVNNAGANDSVGLDAGREAFVRSLEQNLIHYYLMAHLSLDALRASRGAIVNISSKTALTGQGNTSGYASAKGGVLALTREWAAALLKDGIRVNAVIPAEVMTPLYERWIKGFDNPEEKMHQITSHIPLGQRMTTPQEIADTVVFLLSSRTSHTTGQWLTVDGGYMHLDRALT
- a CDS encoding amidohydrolase family protein, which encodes MRIDSHQHFWRYTPQDYRWISDKMAVLKQDFLPETLRNTLHRHDTQGTIVVQACSDSRETQWLLEIAEKTDFVRAVTGWIDLLSPQLEQQLETLSHPLLRGFRHQVQDEISPAQWLSDTVINKNIRQLQQRGYVYEILVTHQHLAEAVKFAERHDNYFLVLDHFGKPDLSLGAAHWAKQIAPLAAQPHVSCKLSGLLTEPRPAGVTLNDLLPYFDVALKIFGTERLLFGSDWPVCLLAESNRDPWSLCEQAIATLSSDEQAAIFGGNACAVYRLQETSNESAFAK
- a CDS encoding fuconate dehydratase, yielding MTKITALRVEDVRFPTSLSLDGSDAMNPDPDYSAAYVILETDNPDLSGHGLTFTIGRGNEICCAAINALKHLVVGRELAGITADMGKFWREFTSDSQLRWIGPDKGAIHLATGAVVNAVWDLWSKAAGKPLWQLLADMSPEELVRCIDFRYITDCITPQEALTLLQQRADNKPQRLEKLLAEGYPCYTTSAGWLGYPDDKLRRLCQEAVDAGFDYLKLKVGRDLQDDIRRVRIAREVIGPDRKLMIDANQVWETDEAIPWVNALAFAKPWFIEEPTSPDDIEGHRKIRQGVAPVKVATGEMCQNRIMFKQFIMREAIDVVQIDACRMGGVNEVLAVMLMAAKYNLPVCPHAGGVGLCEYVQHLSMIDYLCIAGTHEGRVIEYVDHLHEHFLHPCDIRGAAYMPPREPGFSIEMHQASIDKYRHHA